A DNA window from Brenneria izadpanahii contains the following coding sequences:
- the hslR gene encoding ribosome-associated heat shock protein Hsp15, translated as MKATENSDDTVRLDKWLWAARFYKTRAIAREMVDGGKVHYNGQRSKPSKLVELNAEIKLRQGNDERTVIVRAISGQRRTATEAQALYQETAESIEKREKLALARKMNALTMPHPDRRPDKKERRDLIKFKYND; from the coding sequence ATGAAAGCAACCGAGAATTCTGACGATACCGTCCGTCTGGACAAATGGCTTTGGGCCGCCCGTTTCTATAAAACCCGGGCCATTGCCCGTGAAATGGTCGATGGCGGCAAAGTGCATTACAACGGTCAACGCAGCAAGCCCAGCAAACTGGTTGAACTGAATGCCGAAATCAAGCTACGTCAGGGCAACGACGAGCGTACCGTCATTGTCCGCGCCATCAGCGGGCAACGTAGAACGGCGACGGAAGCACAGGCTCTGTATCAGGAAACCGCCGAAAGTATCGAAAAACGGGAAAAGCTGGCGCTGGCGCGAAAAATGAATGCGTTGACCATGCCGCACCCGGATCGCCGCCCTGATAAGAAAGAACGACGGGATCTGATCAAATTTAAATACAACGATTAG
- the yrfG gene encoding GMP/IMP nucleotidase: MSPDLNWHDIDTVILDMDGTLLDLAFDSYFWLQLVPQSLSDKRGISLQQAQRLIAAEYQAVQHTMNWYCFDYWSERLGLDIYQMTTDIGPRARLREDTEPFLHALRDSGKRTILLTNAHPHSLAVKIEHTGLDKHLDLLLSTHTYGYPKENQRLWQAVQRETGFEPTRTLFVDDSEPILDAAKTFGIRYCLGVSNPDSSQREKSFQQYPSMNDYLALLPSLHRSVNLS, from the coding sequence ATGAGCCCCGACCTTAACTGGCACGATATTGATACCGTTATATTGGATATGGACGGCACGCTGCTCGATCTGGCTTTCGATAGCTACTTCTGGTTACAGCTTGTGCCGCAATCACTCAGCGACAAACGTGGCATCAGCCTGCAGCAGGCCCAACGGCTGATTGCCGCCGAGTATCAGGCGGTGCAGCATACGATGAACTGGTACTGTTTCGATTACTGGAGTGAAAGGCTGGGGTTGGACATTTATCAAATGACCACGGATATCGGCCCGCGCGCCCGCCTGCGGGAAGACACCGAGCCATTTCTGCACGCTTTGCGCGACAGCGGCAAACGCACGATTTTACTGACTAATGCGCATCCGCACAGCCTGGCGGTTAAAATTGAACATACCGGGTTAGACAAACACCTTGATTTATTACTTTCCACCCATACGTATGGGTATCCGAAAGAAAATCAGCGGTTATGGCAGGCCGTGCAGCGGGAAACCGGTTTCGAGCCGACCAGAACGCTGTTTGTTGATGACAGCGAACCGATTCTGGACGCCGCCAAGACCTTTGGTATCCGTTACTGTCTGGGCGTCAGCAACCCTGACTCCAGCCAGCGGGAAAAATCATTCCAGCAGTATCCATCGATGAATGATTATCTTGCGCTGTTACCGTCATTGCATCGCTCGGTAAATCTCAGTTAA
- the nudE gene encoding ADP compounds hydrolase NudE: MSHNLQKPKILKVETVASSRLFNVESIDLEFSNGVRRVYERMRPSGREAVMIVPIIDDELVLIREYAVGIEQYELGFPKGLIDPGETVFEAANRELMEEAGFGAEQMDLLAKLTMAPSYFSSQMNIVVARGLYPQSREGDEPEPLPKVRWPLKDMMSLLQEPDFREARNVSALFLTQDWLHRQ; encoded by the coding sequence ATGAGTCATAACCTGCAAAAACCTAAAATTCTCAAGGTAGAAACGGTCGCGAGTTCGCGTTTGTTCAATGTTGAATCCATCGATCTGGAATTCAGTAACGGCGTCCGCCGGGTATATGAACGAATGCGTCCGAGCGGACGGGAAGCGGTGATGATTGTGCCTATTATTGATGATGAACTGGTGCTGATCCGTGAGTACGCCGTTGGTATCGAACAGTATGAACTCGGATTTCCTAAAGGGTTGATTGATCCCGGCGAGACGGTATTTGAAGCGGCTAACCGGGAACTGATGGAAGAGGCGGGATTCGGCGCGGAACAGATGGATTTGTTGGCGAAGTTGACCATGGCGCCGTCCTATTTCTCCAGCCAGATGAATATTGTCGTTGCGCGGGGGCTGTATCCGCAAAGCCGCGAAGGCGATGAGCCGGAACCGTTGCCTAAAGTGCGCTGGCCGCTAAAAGATATGATGTCGCTGTTGCAGGAGCCCGACTTTCGGGAAGCGCGTAATGTCAGCGCTCTGTTTTTAACTCAGGATTGGCTGCATCGCCAGTAA
- the mrcA gene encoding peptidoglycan glycosyltransferase/peptidoglycan DD-transpeptidase MrcA, producing MKFVKYLLILAVTCILLGAASIYGLYRYIEPQLPDVATLKDIRLQTPMQVFSADGELIAQFGEHRRIPLKLDQIPPVLVQAFIATEDSRFYEHHGVDPVGIIRAASIALTSGHASQGASTITQQLARNFFLSPERTLIRKIKEVFLAIRIEQLLTKDEILELYLNKIYLGYRAYGVGAAAYVYFGRPVDQLTLGEMAMIAGLPKAPSTFNPLYSYDRAIARRNVVLARMRDENYITQAQYDQARNEKLDADYHAPQIAFSAPYVAEMARQEMINRYGDDAYNDGYKVYTTITRKLQLAAQDALRNNVLAYDMRHGYRGPTAVLWKVGESAWDRTRIVTELKKLPVYGPLFPAVITDTDSDKAIAMMADGSNISLPMAGMRWARPYRSDTQQGPTPKRVIDVVQAGQQVWVRKVDNDWWLAQVPDVNSALVSINPNNGAIEALVGGFDFNQSKFNRATQALRQLGSNIKPFLYTAAMDKGLTLATILNDVPITRWDPGAGSDWRPKNSPATYDGPIRLRQGLGQSKNVVMVRAMRAMGVDYAAEYLQRFGFPKQNIVPTESLALGAASFTPLQVVRGYAVMANGGYLVDPYLITKIEKESGDTVFTATPKVVCDTCNLPLVYGETRRDTVLSADNTENVATSRENPQPGALPQPEVEPVTPPIAQQNTAPPYAPHVISTPLSFLIKDALNSNIFGEPGWMGTGWRAGKELKRHDIGGKTGTTNSSKDAWFSGYGPNLVTSVWIGFDDHRRNLGTSSASGVIKDQISGYEGGAKTAQPAWDEFMKAALEGVPEQPLTPPPGIVSVTIDRSSGKLSNGGGNSRSEYFIEGTQPTEYEVHEVGTTLMDNGQSEELF from the coding sequence GTGAAGTTCGTAAAGTATCTACTCATCCTTGCAGTGACTTGCATCCTGCTGGGAGCAGCTTCGATATACGGTTTGTACCGCTATATCGAACCCCAGTTACCCGATGTCGCCACGCTGAAAGACATCCGGCTGCAGACGCCTATGCAGGTATTCAGCGCCGATGGCGAGCTGATTGCTCAATTTGGCGAACACCGGCGCATCCCGTTGAAACTGGATCAAATTCCTCCGGTTCTGGTTCAGGCGTTTATCGCGACTGAGGACAGCCGTTTCTATGAGCACCACGGCGTCGACCCGGTGGGGATTATCCGCGCCGCCTCTATCGCGCTAACCTCCGGCCATGCCTCGCAGGGGGCCAGCACCATTACGCAACAGCTTGCCAGAAACTTTTTCCTTAGCCCGGAACGCACGCTGATTCGTAAAATCAAAGAAGTCTTCCTGGCTATCCGTATTGAGCAGCTCCTTACCAAAGATGAAATTCTTGAGCTGTATCTGAACAAAATTTATCTCGGTTACCGGGCTTATGGCGTCGGCGCGGCCGCGTATGTCTATTTCGGCCGTCCGGTAGACCAGCTTACGCTGGGTGAAATGGCGATGATCGCCGGCTTGCCGAAAGCGCCCTCCACCTTTAACCCGCTCTACTCGTACGATCGCGCGATAGCCCGGCGTAACGTGGTTCTGGCGCGAATGAGGGATGAAAACTACATTACCCAGGCGCAATACGACCAGGCCCGGAATGAAAAACTGGATGCTGACTATCACGCGCCCCAGATAGCTTTCTCTGCGCCTTATGTGGCGGAAATGGCGCGTCAGGAGATGATCAATCGTTATGGCGACGACGCCTATAACGATGGTTATAAGGTCTACACCACTATCACGCGGAAATTGCAGCTAGCCGCGCAGGACGCTTTGCGCAACAACGTTCTCGCATACGATATGCGTCACGGCTATCGCGGCCCGACCGCGGTGCTGTGGAAAGTCGGCGAAAGCGCCTGGGATCGCACCAGAATCGTCACCGAACTGAAAAAACTGCCGGTTTATGGCCCGCTGTTTCCGGCGGTCATTACCGATACCGACAGCGATAAAGCCATTGCGATGATGGCCGACGGCAGCAACATCTCACTGCCGATGGCCGGCATGCGCTGGGCGCGCCCTTATCGTTCCGATACGCAGCAGGGCCCGACGCCCAAACGAGTGATCGATGTTGTTCAGGCCGGTCAGCAGGTGTGGGTCCGGAAAGTGGATAACGACTGGTGGCTTGCCCAAGTGCCGGACGTAAACTCGGCGCTGGTATCCATCAATCCGAACAACGGCGCAATTGAAGCGCTGGTCGGCGGGTTCGATTTCAACCAAAGTAAGTTTAATCGCGCGACGCAGGCGCTGCGTCAACTTGGCTCCAACATCAAGCCGTTCCTCTATACCGCCGCGATGGACAAAGGTCTGACGCTGGCCACCATCCTTAACGACGTGCCGATTACACGTTGGGATCCGGGCGCCGGCTCAGACTGGCGGCCAAAAAACTCACCTGCGACCTATGACGGGCCAATCCGTTTGCGTCAAGGACTAGGCCAATCCAAAAACGTGGTGATGGTCCGCGCCATGCGGGCGATGGGCGTGGATTACGCCGCTGAGTATCTGCAGCGCTTTGGCTTCCCGAAACAAAACATTGTCCCGACGGAATCGCTGGCGCTGGGCGCCGCGTCCTTCACCCCGCTGCAGGTGGTCCGCGGCTATGCGGTAATGGCCAATGGCGGTTATCTGGTCGATCCCTATCTCATTACCAAAATAGAGAAAGAATCAGGCGACACCGTCTTTACCGCCACGCCTAAAGTGGTGTGCGACACCTGCAACCTGCCGTTGGTGTACGGCGAAACGCGGCGCGATACGGTTCTGTCGGCGGACAATACGGAAAATGTCGCGACATCCAGAGAAAATCCGCAGCCGGGCGCATTGCCCCAGCCGGAGGTGGAGCCGGTTACGCCGCCGATCGCCCAGCAAAATACCGCGCCGCCTTATGCGCCGCATGTTATCAGCACCCCGTTGTCCTTCCTGATTAAGGACGCGCTTAATAGCAATATTTTTGGCGAACCTGGCTGGATGGGTACGGGCTGGCGTGCGGGTAAAGAGCTGAAACGTCATGATATCGGCGGTAAAACCGGTACCACAAACAGCTCCAAAGATGCCTGGTTTTCCGGCTATGGCCCGAATCTGGTGACCTCGGTTTGGATCGGCTTCGACGACCACCGCCGCAACCTGGGCACCAGCAGCGCGTCCGGCGTGATCAAAGACCAGATTTCAGGCTACGAAGGCGGCGCCAAAACAGCTCAGCCGGCCTGGGATGAGTTTATGAAAGCCGCACTGGAAGGCGTTCCTGAACAGCCTCTGACGCCGCCGCCCGGCATTGTCAGCGTGACCATCGACCGCAGCAGCGGCAAGCTGTCGAACGGCGGCGGCAACAGCCGTTCCGAATATTTCATTGAAGGAACCCAGCCGACGGAATATGAAGTGCATGAAGTCGGCACCACGTTGATGGATAACGGGCAAAGCGAAGAGTTATTCTGA